In a single window of the Neodiprion virginianus isolate iyNeoVirg1 chromosome 1, iyNeoVirg1.1, whole genome shotgun sequence genome:
- the LOC124305424 gene encoding laccase-2-like isoform X1 yields MKFHYRESSAMEERRNSRMHKGYRLYPVRTLFERCTIWLEFFIHSIAQGPVIEIPSRVTMDNLYCWLYGMGVQNLNSTDCNRTCKANGTSRVCVYTFVLEHYHAMGSACGNCSRGVLEDCMHPQCITGDGTERGLMSINRMGIGPSIQVCLGDLVAVNVKNQMGGTESTIHWHGILQEGTQWMDGVPKITQCGIPESSSFRYVFFVNESGTYFYHSHTGFQKTNGHNGALIVRRPISDEPARKLYSEDKSGHVMVLTDYMHEYAELFFPGLLTRNPGIAPATFLINGLGRWRDPATNRTTQTPLATFHVKAGISYRMRIINAASMICPMQLQIENHTMTVIATDGSDVQPKTVDALVSQSGERFDIILNASQTSGAYWIYVRGLFVCNDVDRVDQVGVLSYGTADNATGIYPDTPEPTQDNPLPFEIRLNYPNASCEASTTEICVSELEGYEDSSPSDILGETDITRMNVTFGYWEWTVETLHGTINHPATEFNPFQLRPPVILETGIMNGISNEFPDTVMMLNRSSNASFCNEQNKPSKCANGSFCICTHVIELPYKANVELVLLDINALSFPPLSHPFHLHGYKFYVMEIARSNESLTMTGSQSPNKIPPLKDTVLIPQNGSTRIRFYTGNPGDWLFHCHFEWHMSIGMSVVFRVHGSVPPPPENFPRCESFDPIASCNRNCSSN; encoded by the exons atgaaatttcattatcgAGAAAGCAGTGCAATGGAGGAAAGGAGAAACAGTCGGATGCATAAAG GATACCGACTATATCCAGTGCGAACTCTTTTCGAGCGCTGTACGATTTGgttagaatttttcattca CTCCATCGCACAAGGCCCTGTCATAG AAATACCGTCCCGGGTTACCATGGATAATCTCTACTGCTGGCTCTACGGAATGGGTGTGCAAAATTTAAACTCAACGGACTGCAACCGAACTTGCAAGGCAAACGGGACCAGCAGAGTCTGCGTTTACACATTCGTCCTCGAGCACTATCACGCCATGGGTTC TGCTTGTGGAAACTGCTCTCGTGGCGTCCTGGAGGACTGCATGCACCCGCAGTGCATCACTGGAGACGGTACAGAGCGCGGTCTGATGTCTATCAACAGGATGGGAATCGGGCCAAGCATTCAG GTTTGCCTCGGAGACCTCGTCGCCGTCAACGTCAAGAACCAAATGGGTGGCACGGAGTCGACCATCCATTGGCACGGCATACTCCAGGAGGGAACCCAGTGGATGGACGGAGTGCCGAAGATCACTCAGTGCGGCATACCGGAGAGCAGCAGCTTtcgatacgttttttttgTCAACGAGTCCGGGACCTACTTCTATCACAGTCACACAG GTTTCCAGAAAACCAACGGACACAACGGAGCGCTGATAGTGAGGCGGCCGATCAGTGACGAACCGGCAAGGAAATTGTACTCCGAGGATAAATCCGGTCACGTGATGGTTTTGACGGACTACATGCACGAGTATGCCGAATTGTTCTTCCCCGGGCTTTTAACCAGAAATCCGGGAATAGCACCGGCTACCTTTTTGATCAACGGTCTCGGCCGATGGCGTGAC CCGGCAACGAATCGGACGACCCAGACACCCTTGGCTACTTTTCACGTCAAGGCCGGAATCTCTTACCGTATGAGGATCATCAACGCCGCCAGTATGATTTGCCCGATGCAATTGCAGATCGAAAATCACACCATGACCGTCATCGCTACCGACGGAAGTGACGTTCAACCTAAGACCGTCGACGCGTTGGTTTCCCAATCGGGTGAACGTTTCGACATCATTCTCAACGCTAGTCAAACGTCCGGTGCTTACTGGATCTATGTCAGGGGACTGTTCGTCTGCAACGACGTCGATCGCGTCGACCAG GTTGGGGTTTTGTCCTATGGTACCGCAGATAACGCGACGGGGATTTATCCTGACACACCGGAGCCCACGCAGGATAATCCTCTTCCATTCGAAATTCGTCTTAATTACCCGAACGCGTCGTGCGAGGCGTCAACGACTGAAATTTGCGTGAGCGAGCTGGAGGGATACGAAGACTCGTCGCCGTCGGATATCCTCGGCGAAACGGACATCACACGGATGAACGTTACCTTTGGATACTGGGAATGGACAGTGGAAACGCTGCACGGAACAATCAATCACCCAGCAACGGAGTTCAACCCATTCCAAC TGAGGCCTCCGGTGATATTGGAAACCGGAATAATGAACGGCATCTCGAACGAATTCCCCGACACTGTAATGATGCTGAACAGAAGCTCAAACGCGAGCTTTTGCAACGAGCAAAACAAACCCTCCAAGTGTGCAAATGGCAGTTTTTGCATCTGCACCCACGTCATAGAATTACCGTACAAGGCTAACGTGGAATTGGTCTTGTTGGATATCAATGCTC TTTCTTTTCCACCGCTGTCCCACCCTTTCCATTTACACGGCTACAAATTCTACGTTATGGAAATAGCGCGCAGCAACGAATCGCTGACGATGACGGGGTCGCAGAGTCCAAATAAAATTCCCCCGCTCAAGGACACGGTTCTTATACCCCAAAACGGTTCGACGAGGATTAGATTTTACACTGGAAATCCAGGCGACTGGCTTTTCCACTGTCACTTCGAGTGGCACATGTCAATTGGAATGTCGGTTGTCTTCAGAGTCCATGGTTCCGTTCCCCCACCCCCTGAAAATTTCCCGAGATGCGAGAGCTTCGATCCAATTGCTTCATGTAATCGGAACTGCTCCTCCAACTAG
- the LOC124305424 gene encoding laccase-2-like isoform X2 — protein sequence MKFHYRESSAMEERRNSRMHKEIPSRVTMDNLYCWLYGMGVQNLNSTDCNRTCKANGTSRVCVYTFVLEHYHAMGSACGNCSRGVLEDCMHPQCITGDGTERGLMSINRMGIGPSIQVCLGDLVAVNVKNQMGGTESTIHWHGILQEGTQWMDGVPKITQCGIPESSSFRYVFFVNESGTYFYHSHTGFQKTNGHNGALIVRRPISDEPARKLYSEDKSGHVMVLTDYMHEYAELFFPGLLTRNPGIAPATFLINGLGRWRDPATNRTTQTPLATFHVKAGISYRMRIINAASMICPMQLQIENHTMTVIATDGSDVQPKTVDALVSQSGERFDIILNASQTSGAYWIYVRGLFVCNDVDRVDQVGVLSYGTADNATGIYPDTPEPTQDNPLPFEIRLNYPNASCEASTTEICVSELEGYEDSSPSDILGETDITRMNVTFGYWEWTVETLHGTINHPATEFNPFQLRPPVILETGIMNGISNEFPDTVMMLNRSSNASFCNEQNKPSKCANGSFCICTHVIELPYKANVELVLLDINALSFPPLSHPFHLHGYKFYVMEIARSNESLTMTGSQSPNKIPPLKDTVLIPQNGSTRIRFYTGNPGDWLFHCHFEWHMSIGMSVVFRVHGSVPPPPENFPRCESFDPIASCNRNCSSN from the exons atgaaatttcattatcgAGAAAGCAGTGCAATGGAGGAAAGGAGAAACAGTCGGATGCATAAAG AAATACCGTCCCGGGTTACCATGGATAATCTCTACTGCTGGCTCTACGGAATGGGTGTGCAAAATTTAAACTCAACGGACTGCAACCGAACTTGCAAGGCAAACGGGACCAGCAGAGTCTGCGTTTACACATTCGTCCTCGAGCACTATCACGCCATGGGTTC TGCTTGTGGAAACTGCTCTCGTGGCGTCCTGGAGGACTGCATGCACCCGCAGTGCATCACTGGAGACGGTACAGAGCGCGGTCTGATGTCTATCAACAGGATGGGAATCGGGCCAAGCATTCAG GTTTGCCTCGGAGACCTCGTCGCCGTCAACGTCAAGAACCAAATGGGTGGCACGGAGTCGACCATCCATTGGCACGGCATACTCCAGGAGGGAACCCAGTGGATGGACGGAGTGCCGAAGATCACTCAGTGCGGCATACCGGAGAGCAGCAGCTTtcgatacgttttttttgTCAACGAGTCCGGGACCTACTTCTATCACAGTCACACAG GTTTCCAGAAAACCAACGGACACAACGGAGCGCTGATAGTGAGGCGGCCGATCAGTGACGAACCGGCAAGGAAATTGTACTCCGAGGATAAATCCGGTCACGTGATGGTTTTGACGGACTACATGCACGAGTATGCCGAATTGTTCTTCCCCGGGCTTTTAACCAGAAATCCGGGAATAGCACCGGCTACCTTTTTGATCAACGGTCTCGGCCGATGGCGTGAC CCGGCAACGAATCGGACGACCCAGACACCCTTGGCTACTTTTCACGTCAAGGCCGGAATCTCTTACCGTATGAGGATCATCAACGCCGCCAGTATGATTTGCCCGATGCAATTGCAGATCGAAAATCACACCATGACCGTCATCGCTACCGACGGAAGTGACGTTCAACCTAAGACCGTCGACGCGTTGGTTTCCCAATCGGGTGAACGTTTCGACATCATTCTCAACGCTAGTCAAACGTCCGGTGCTTACTGGATCTATGTCAGGGGACTGTTCGTCTGCAACGACGTCGATCGCGTCGACCAG GTTGGGGTTTTGTCCTATGGTACCGCAGATAACGCGACGGGGATTTATCCTGACACACCGGAGCCCACGCAGGATAATCCTCTTCCATTCGAAATTCGTCTTAATTACCCGAACGCGTCGTGCGAGGCGTCAACGACTGAAATTTGCGTGAGCGAGCTGGAGGGATACGAAGACTCGTCGCCGTCGGATATCCTCGGCGAAACGGACATCACACGGATGAACGTTACCTTTGGATACTGGGAATGGACAGTGGAAACGCTGCACGGAACAATCAATCACCCAGCAACGGAGTTCAACCCATTCCAAC TGAGGCCTCCGGTGATATTGGAAACCGGAATAATGAACGGCATCTCGAACGAATTCCCCGACACTGTAATGATGCTGAACAGAAGCTCAAACGCGAGCTTTTGCAACGAGCAAAACAAACCCTCCAAGTGTGCAAATGGCAGTTTTTGCATCTGCACCCACGTCATAGAATTACCGTACAAGGCTAACGTGGAATTGGTCTTGTTGGATATCAATGCTC TTTCTTTTCCACCGCTGTCCCACCCTTTCCATTTACACGGCTACAAATTCTACGTTATGGAAATAGCGCGCAGCAACGAATCGCTGACGATGACGGGGTCGCAGAGTCCAAATAAAATTCCCCCGCTCAAGGACACGGTTCTTATACCCCAAAACGGTTCGACGAGGATTAGATTTTACACTGGAAATCCAGGCGACTGGCTTTTCCACTGTCACTTCGAGTGGCACATGTCAATTGGAATGTCGGTTGTCTTCAGAGTCCATGGTTCCGTTCCCCCACCCCCTGAAAATTTCCCGAGATGCGAGAGCTTCGATCCAATTGCTTCATGTAATCGGAACTGCTCCTCCAACTAG
- the LOC124305424 gene encoding laccase-1-like isoform X3 translates to MHPQCITGDGTERGLMSINRMGIGPSIQVCLGDLVAVNVKNQMGGTESTIHWHGILQEGTQWMDGVPKITQCGIPESSSFRYVFFVNESGTYFYHSHTGFQKTNGHNGALIVRRPISDEPARKLYSEDKSGHVMVLTDYMHEYAELFFPGLLTRNPGIAPATFLINGLGRWRDPATNRTTQTPLATFHVKAGISYRMRIINAASMICPMQLQIENHTMTVIATDGSDVQPKTVDALVSQSGERFDIILNASQTSGAYWIYVRGLFVCNDVDRVDQVGVLSYGTADNATGIYPDTPEPTQDNPLPFEIRLNYPNASCEASTTEICVSELEGYEDSSPSDILGETDITRMNVTFGYWEWTVETLHGTINHPATEFNPFQLRPPVILETGIMNGISNEFPDTVMMLNRSSNASFCNEQNKPSKCANGSFCICTHVIELPYKANVELVLLDINALSFPPLSHPFHLHGYKFYVMEIARSNESLTMTGSQSPNKIPPLKDTVLIPQNGSTRIRFYTGNPGDWLFHCHFEWHMSIGMSVVFRVHGSVPPPPENFPRCESFDPIASCNRNCSSN, encoded by the exons ATGCACCCGCAGTGCATCACTGGAGACGGTACAGAGCGCGGTCTGATGTCTATCAACAGGATGGGAATCGGGCCAAGCATTCAG GTTTGCCTCGGAGACCTCGTCGCCGTCAACGTCAAGAACCAAATGGGTGGCACGGAGTCGACCATCCATTGGCACGGCATACTCCAGGAGGGAACCCAGTGGATGGACGGAGTGCCGAAGATCACTCAGTGCGGCATACCGGAGAGCAGCAGCTTtcgatacgttttttttgTCAACGAGTCCGGGACCTACTTCTATCACAGTCACACAG GTTTCCAGAAAACCAACGGACACAACGGAGCGCTGATAGTGAGGCGGCCGATCAGTGACGAACCGGCAAGGAAATTGTACTCCGAGGATAAATCCGGTCACGTGATGGTTTTGACGGACTACATGCACGAGTATGCCGAATTGTTCTTCCCCGGGCTTTTAACCAGAAATCCGGGAATAGCACCGGCTACCTTTTTGATCAACGGTCTCGGCCGATGGCGTGAC CCGGCAACGAATCGGACGACCCAGACACCCTTGGCTACTTTTCACGTCAAGGCCGGAATCTCTTACCGTATGAGGATCATCAACGCCGCCAGTATGATTTGCCCGATGCAATTGCAGATCGAAAATCACACCATGACCGTCATCGCTACCGACGGAAGTGACGTTCAACCTAAGACCGTCGACGCGTTGGTTTCCCAATCGGGTGAACGTTTCGACATCATTCTCAACGCTAGTCAAACGTCCGGTGCTTACTGGATCTATGTCAGGGGACTGTTCGTCTGCAACGACGTCGATCGCGTCGACCAG GTTGGGGTTTTGTCCTATGGTACCGCAGATAACGCGACGGGGATTTATCCTGACACACCGGAGCCCACGCAGGATAATCCTCTTCCATTCGAAATTCGTCTTAATTACCCGAACGCGTCGTGCGAGGCGTCAACGACTGAAATTTGCGTGAGCGAGCTGGAGGGATACGAAGACTCGTCGCCGTCGGATATCCTCGGCGAAACGGACATCACACGGATGAACGTTACCTTTGGATACTGGGAATGGACAGTGGAAACGCTGCACGGAACAATCAATCACCCAGCAACGGAGTTCAACCCATTCCAAC TGAGGCCTCCGGTGATATTGGAAACCGGAATAATGAACGGCATCTCGAACGAATTCCCCGACACTGTAATGATGCTGAACAGAAGCTCAAACGCGAGCTTTTGCAACGAGCAAAACAAACCCTCCAAGTGTGCAAATGGCAGTTTTTGCATCTGCACCCACGTCATAGAATTACCGTACAAGGCTAACGTGGAATTGGTCTTGTTGGATATCAATGCTC TTTCTTTTCCACCGCTGTCCCACCCTTTCCATTTACACGGCTACAAATTCTACGTTATGGAAATAGCGCGCAGCAACGAATCGCTGACGATGACGGGGTCGCAGAGTCCAAATAAAATTCCCCCGCTCAAGGACACGGTTCTTATACCCCAAAACGGTTCGACGAGGATTAGATTTTACACTGGAAATCCAGGCGACTGGCTTTTCCACTGTCACTTCGAGTGGCACATGTCAATTGGAATGTCGGTTGTCTTCAGAGTCCATGGTTCCGTTCCCCCACCCCCTGAAAATTTCCCGAGATGCGAGAGCTTCGATCCAATTGCTTCATGTAATCGGAACTGCTCCTCCAACTAG
- the LOC124306929 gene encoding ejaculatory bulb-specific protein 3-like isoform X1 has product MKCYCLMVLACLAAVAAAEEYYSGKFDNVDTHRVINNDRLLEKYTKCILNKAETGCPQDALELKKVFQEALETTCAKCSPQQQVKIKDTLGYLCKKKRHVFDEILAKIDPDQKYRAAFEAKFGKLEGCPST; this is encoded by the exons ATGAAGTGTTACTGCCTCATGGTTTTGGCCTGTCTCGCCGCAGTGGCTGCAGCCGAAGAATATTACAGTGGGAAATTCGACAACGTGGACACGCACAGGGTTATTAATAACGATAGACTCCTCGAGAAGTACACGAAATGCATACTGAATAAGGCGGAAACTGGATGCCCTCAGGACGCGTTGGAGCTAAAAA AGGTTTTTCAGGAGGCGCTGGAAACAACGTGTGCCAAGTGCTCGCCACAACAGCAAGTGAAAATCAAAGACACGCTCGGGTACTTGTGCAAGAAGAAGAGACATGTTTTCGACGAAATCCTCGCAAAGATCGACCCGGACCAAAAATATCGTGCTGCGTTCGAAGCGAAATTCGGGAAGCTTGAGGGATGCCCTTCAACATAG
- the LOC124306929 gene encoding uncharacterized protein LOC124306929 isoform X2, which translates to MGDLCWAAIRTSISSTISWKGTSHLELRNGVRLTGDWSADGDLTSFFSSFAEVFQEALETTCAKCSPQQQVKIKDTLGYLCKKKRHVFDEILAKIDPDQKYRAAFEAKFGKLEGCPST; encoded by the exons ATGGGCGACCTCTGCTGGGCAGCAATCAGAACGTCGATTTCCTCCACGATCTCG TGGAAAGGTACGTCCCATCTGGAGTTACGTAACGGAGTAAGGCTGACCGGGGACTGGAGTGC AGACGGAGATCTAACATCGTTCTTTTCTTCGTTTGCAGAGGTTTTTCAGGAGGCGCTGGAAACAACGTGTGCCAAGTGCTCGCCACAACAGCAAGTGAAAATCAAAGACACGCTCGGGTACTTGTGCAAGAAGAAGAGACATGTTTTCGACGAAATCCTCGCAAAGATCGACCCGGACCAAAAATATCGTGCTGCGTTCGAAGCGAAATTCGGGAAGCTTGAGGGATGCCCTTCAACATAG